The following proteins are encoded in a genomic region of Roseinatronobacter sp. S2:
- a CDS encoding O-acetylhomoserine aminocarboxypropyltransferase/cysteine synthase family protein yields MADTPPGFDTLQIHAGARPDPATGARQVPIYQSTAFVFRDTDHAAALFNLQEVGYIYSRLTNPTVSALQERMATLEGGAGAVCVASGHSAQILALFPLMGPGLNIVASNRLYGGTVTQFSQTIRRFGWSATFVDFDDLDALDAAIDENTRAVFCESIANPGGYITDLDAVSAVTDRHGIPLIVDNTTATPYLCRPIEHGATLVVHSMTKYLTGNGTVTGGCIIDSGKFDWSANDKFPSLSQPEAAYHGLKFHETFGPLSFTFHSIAVGLRDLGMTLNPQAAHYTLMGIETLSLRMDRHCENALKVAKWLEADPRVATVTYAGLPSSPYHGRMATICPKGASSLFTFALKDGYDACVKLINSVDLFSHVANLGDTRSLIIHSASTTHRQLSEAQQIAAGAAPDVVRLSIGLEDPADLIADLDQAMTKACGQ; encoded by the coding sequence ATGGCCGACACACCCCCAGGTTTCGATACATTGCAAATCCACGCGGGGGCACGGCCCGATCCCGCAACGGGAGCACGGCAGGTTCCGATTTATCAATCAACCGCATTTGTGTTCCGCGATACGGACCACGCCGCCGCGCTGTTTAACCTTCAGGAAGTGGGATATATCTATTCCCGCCTGACCAACCCGACCGTGTCCGCATTGCAGGAACGCATGGCCACGCTGGAAGGTGGCGCAGGTGCGGTCTGTGTGGCGTCGGGGCATTCCGCGCAGATCCTTGCGCTGTTCCCGCTGATGGGACCGGGGCTGAACATTGTTGCGTCCAACCGTCTGTATGGCGGCACTGTCACGCAGTTCAGCCAGACCATCCGGCGGTTCGGCTGGTCGGCCACCTTCGTGGATTTCGATGATCTGGACGCGCTGGATGCCGCCATTGACGAAAACACGCGCGCGGTATTTTGCGAATCCATCGCCAATCCGGGCGGGTATATTACCGATCTTGATGCGGTGTCCGCCGTCACCGACCGGCATGGCATTCCGCTGATCGTCGACAACACCACGGCCACCCCCTATCTGTGCCGCCCTATCGAACACGGGGCCACGCTGGTCGTGCATTCAATGACGAAATACCTGACAGGCAATGGCACGGTCACGGGCGGGTGCATCATTGATTCGGGCAAATTCGACTGGTCTGCCAATGACAAGTTCCCGTCACTGTCGCAGCCGGAAGCAGCCTATCACGGGTTGAAGTTCCACGAAACATTCGGGCCGCTGTCCTTTACCTTCCATTCCATCGCGGTCGGGCTGCGCGATCTTGGCATGACGCTGAACCCGCAGGCGGCACATTACACGCTGATGGGCATTGAAACCCTGTCGCTGCGCATGGACCGGCACTGCGAAAACGCGCTTAAGGTCGCAAAATGGCTGGAAGCAGACCCCCGCGTGGCCACTGTCACCTATGCGGGCCTGCCATCATCGCCCTATCACGGGCGGATGGCAACAATTTGCCCCAAGGGTGCATCATCGCTGTTCACCTTCGCGCTGAAGGACGGGTATGACGCCTGCGTCAAGCTGATCAACAGCGTTGATTTGTTCAGCCATGTTGCCAATCTGGGCGACACGCGGTCGTTGATTATCCATTCGGCCTCCACGACACACAGGCAGTTGTCGGAAGCGCAACAGATCGCCGCAGGGGCCGCACCTGATGTGGTGCGCCTGTCCATCGGGCTGGAAGACCCCGCAGACCTGATTGCCGATCTGGATCAGGCGATGACCAAAGCCTGCGGACAATAA